The proteins below are encoded in one region of Ciconia boyciana chromosome 19, ASM3463844v1, whole genome shotgun sequence:
- the MRTO4 gene encoding mRNA turnover protein 4 homolog, with protein sequence MPKSKRDRKVSLTRTPRKGLEAKQALIAELRRCVDTYKYIFVFSVANMRNNKLKDVRNAWKHSRIFFGKNKVMMVALGREPSSEYKENLHKVSKHLRGEVGLLFTNRTRDEVDEWFSKFKEVDFARAGNKATYAVSLDTGPLEQFPHSMEPQLRQLGLPTALKKGVVTLLSDYEVCKEGDVLTPEQARVLKLFGYEMAEFKVTIKFQWNSETGDFQKLVGDTAEEEEEEDDDDSNED encoded by the exons GGAAGGGTCTGGAGGCCAAGCAGGCGCTCATCGCCGAG CTCCGGAGATGCGTGGACACCTACAAGTATATCTTCGTCTTCTCCGTTGCCAACATGAGGAACAACAAGCTGAAGGACGTCCGGAACGCCTGGAAGCACAGCAG GATCTTCTTCGGGAAGAACAAAGTCATGATGGTGGCGCTGGGCCGCGAGCCGAGCAGCGAGTACAAGGAGAATCTGCACAAG GTCAGCAAACACCTGAGAGGTGAAGTTGGTCTGCTCTTCACTAACCGCACCAGGGATGAGGTGGACGA GTGGTTCTCCAAATTCAAAGAGGTGGACTTTGCCCGCGCAGGGAACAAGGCAACGTACGCGGTGAGCCTGGACACGGGGCCCTTGGAGCAGTTCCCCCACTCCATGGAGCCTCAGTTACGGCAGCTGGGATTGCCGACGGCATTAAAGAAAG GAGTGGTGACGCTACTTTCAGATTACGAAGTCTGTAAAGAAGGGGATGTTCTCACCCCTGAACAAGCCCGCGTCCTG AAACTCTTTGGCTACGAGATGGCGGAGTTTAAAGTCACCATCAAATTTCAGTGGAATTCTGAGACGGGAGACTTCCAGAAGCTTGTGGGAGacacagcagaggaggaggaagaggaggatgacGATGACAGCAATGAGGACTAG
- the AKR7A2 gene encoding aflatoxin B1 aldehyde reductase member 2 codes for MAAGGARPGVVLGAMEVGRRAGPEASAALLRAFLRRGYRLLDTAYMYAGGESERILGTLLAGGTEPVEVATKANPWDGKTLKPESVRSQLDTSLERLKRMSVELFYLHAPDHGTPVEETLRACNELHKEGKFKELGLSNYAAWEVAEICTICKYNNWVMPTVYQGMYNATTRQVEAELFPCLRYYGLRFYAYNPLAGGLLTGKYKYEDKDARQPTGRFFGNDWAQAYRDRYWKKHNFEGIALVERALKDAYGSSAPSLTSAALRWLYHHSKLQGSLGDAVIIGMSSLEQLEQNLDYSEEGPLLPAVVEAFDKAWNLTAHDCPNYFR; via the exons atggcggcggggggcgcgcgTCCCGGGGTGGTGCTGGGCGCCATGGAGGTGGGGCGGCGCGCCGGGCCCGAGGCGAGCGCCGCGCTCCTCCGCGCCTTCCTGCGGCGCGGATACCGCCTCCTCGACACCGCTTACATGTACGCGGGCGGAGAGTCCGAGCGCATCCTGGGCACCCTGCTGGCTGGCGGCACGGAGCCCG tGGAAGTTGCCACCAAGGCAAATCCCTGGGATGGGAAGACGCTGAAGCCCGAGAGTGTGCGATCACAGTTGGACACGTCCCTGGAGAGGCTGAAGAGGATGAGTGTGGAGCTCTTCTACCTCCATGCTCCTGACCATGGGACCCCAGTGGAGGAGACGCTGCGTGCCTGCAACGAGCTGCACAAAGAA GGAAAGTTTAAAGAACTTGGTCTATCGAACTACGCAGCATGGGAGGTCGCAGAAATCTGCACCATCTGCAAATACAACAACTGGGTGATGCCAACTGTGTACCAG GGTATGTACAACGCGACCACTCGCCAGGTAGAAGCCGAGCTGTTCCCTTGCCTGAGATACTACGGACTGCGGTTCTACGCCTACAATCCGCTGGCAG GAGGGCTGCTGACCGGCAAGTACAAGTATGAGGACAAAGACGCACGCCAGCCCACTGGAAGGTTTTTTGGGAATGACTGGGCTCAAGCCTACAGGGACAG GTACTGGAAAAAGCACAATTTTGAAGGAATTGCCCTTGTAGAAAGAGCTCTGAAAGATGCTTATGGTTCCAGTGCACCAAGCCTGACCTCCGCTGCTTTGCGTTGGTTGTACCATCACTCCAAGCTGCAG GGTTCTCTTGGAGATGCAGTGATCATTGGGATGTCCAGCTTGGAGCAGCTAGAGCAGAACCTTGACTACAGTGAAGAGGGTCCGCTGCTCCCAGCTGTCGTGGAGGCGTTTGATAAAGCCTGGAACCTGACTGCGCACGACTGCCCCAACTATTTCCGCTAG